Proteins encoded by one window of Lathyrus oleraceus cultivar Zhongwan6 chromosome 1, CAAS_Psat_ZW6_1.0, whole genome shotgun sequence:
- the LOC127099131 gene encoding uncharacterized protein LOC127099131, whose protein sequence is MEFIDDDIMDVTPLCMIPGNTTGTSSNAGDKQGSTSGDSSLPKDMHYTDRAIRRLVTRILSEGHKVEGVSTPLSRREPSPERKPHADKDDDSSRSEKEVAAEGLCSLGKTLPRKKQNVPQENIIDLEEEMTEGEDDPLVHLVKPSVAEKLRSKKGKSMAKMRAARVKKTAGVGPSKPWSKVEVGKRKERHNSDSEENRRVAIERELGQEAIEVKEVIELIKNAGLMKTVATLPQCYEGLVKEFIVNIPEDIHDKNNREF, encoded by the exons ATGGAGTTTATAGATGACGATATAATGGACGTCACCCCTCTGTGCATGATACCGGGGAACACCACAGGTACCTCCTCCAACgctggagataagcaaggtaGTACCTCTGGTGACTCCTCTCTTCCTAAAGACATGCATTACACTGATCGCGCTATAAGGAGACTGGTTACTAGAATACTGAGTGAAGGACATAAAGTTGAAGGGGTctctacccctctgtccagaagggaacCTTCTCCTGAGAGAAAACctcatgctgataaagatgatgattcatctagatcagaaaaagAGGTGGCTGCTGAAGGGCTTTGCTCTCTAGGAAAAACCCTACCTAGAAAGAAACAAAATGTGCCTCAAGAAAATATTATTGACCTGGAGGAAGAAATGACTGAAGGAGAAGATGATCCTTTGGTCCATCTGGTTAAACCTAGCGTTGCTGAAAAACTGAGAAGTAAGAAAGGAAAAAGTATGGCTAAAATGAGAGCTGCTAGAGTGAAGAAAACTGCAGGAGTAGGACCCTCAAAACCCTGGAGCAAGGTTGAGGTtggaaaaagaaaagagagaCACAACTCTGATTCTGAAGAGAAT AGACGAGTAGCCATTGAAAGAGAACTGGGTCAAGAAGCTATAGAGGTAAAAGAGGTTATTGAGTTGATCAAAAATGCTGGACTCATGAAGACTGTGGCAACTCTACCCCAATGCTATGAGGGGCTGGTTaaagagtttattgttaatatccctgaggatattcaTGATAAGAACAACAGGGAGTTTTGA